In one window of Kitasatospora sp. MMS16-BH015 DNA:
- a CDS encoding sigma-70 family RNA polymerase sigma factor has product MPGTNGRDDAVELLEPYRRELTAYCYRMLGSAFEAEDAVQETLVRAWSKYGGFEGRSALRTWLYRIATNVCLDMAPAPQRRARPMDLSAPCPAGAPDLAQLEERVWVGPVPDERVLFGDPAEVAVGRETVRLAFVSALQKLPARQRAVLILREVLAWSAAETAELLETTAASVNSALQRARATLAADGGVPEADTFEPLDETQQALLARYVTAFEAFDIEALTSLLHEDAVLNMPPYRMWVRGMAELGEWWRGTGSGCRGSRLLPVEANGTPAFAQYRPAEDGDGWTPWGLTLLEITDGRIATMTNHLDAERLFPLWGLPARLPLRLPVR; this is encoded by the coding sequence TACCGGATGCTCGGGTCGGCCTTCGAGGCCGAGGACGCGGTGCAGGAGACGCTGGTCCGGGCCTGGTCGAAGTACGGCGGGTTCGAGGGGCGGTCGGCGCTGCGCACCTGGCTGTACCGGATCGCCACCAACGTCTGCCTGGACATGGCACCGGCGCCGCAGCGGCGGGCCCGGCCGATGGACCTCTCGGCGCCCTGCCCGGCCGGTGCACCGGACTTGGCGCAGCTGGAGGAGCGGGTCTGGGTCGGTCCGGTGCCGGACGAGCGGGTGCTGTTCGGGGATCCGGCCGAGGTGGCGGTGGGGCGGGAGACGGTGCGGCTGGCCTTCGTCTCGGCGCTGCAGAAGCTGCCGGCCCGGCAGCGCGCGGTGCTGATCCTGCGGGAGGTGCTGGCCTGGTCGGCGGCGGAGACGGCCGAGCTGCTTGAGACCACGGCCGCCTCGGTCAACAGCGCACTCCAGCGGGCCCGGGCCACCCTGGCCGCCGACGGCGGAGTGCCGGAGGCCGACACCTTCGAGCCACTGGACGAGACGCAGCAGGCGCTGCTGGCACGGTACGTGACCGCGTTCGAGGCCTTCGACATCGAGGCGTTGACCAGCCTGCTGCACGAGGACGCGGTGCTCAACATGCCGCCGTACCGGATGTGGGTGCGGGGCATGGCCGAGCTGGGGGAATGGTGGCGGGGCACCGGCAGCGGCTGCCGCGGGTCCCGCCTGCTCCCGGTCGAGGCGAACGGCACCCCGGCCTTCGCCCAGTACCGCCCGGCCGAGGACGGTGACGGCTGGACCCCGTGGGGCCTCACCCTGCTGGAGATCACCGACGGCCGGATCGCGACGATGACCAACCACCTGGACGCCGAGCGGCTCTTCCCGCTCTGGGGGCTTCCGGCACGACTGCCGCTGCGGCTGCCGGTGCGCTGA
- a CDS encoding MerR family transcriptional regulator, with product MGNGVTIGRAAAFVGVTVKTVRHYHKLGLVAEPERDGSGYRRYGSGELLQLVQVRTLAAAGVPLAEIGPMLGADAARFDAALAETERQLTERIAELTARRATLQRLADGDRALLPDRACAALGRMAGLGLDPDYVAAQREALVMALALVPEAFEGLLTQLERGLGDPEYVRLVKLAREAEGWAPDDPRIEELATAMVDRYLADPALLGDQASLRAWARASTQYRLINSHRDDQAPVAARLTALTEAGLRAAGVPMPQH from the coding sequence ATGGGGAACGGGGTCACGATCGGGCGGGCCGCGGCGTTCGTCGGCGTCACGGTGAAGACGGTGCGGCACTACCACAAGCTCGGCCTGGTCGCCGAGCCGGAGCGGGACGGCTCCGGCTACCGGCGGTACGGGTCAGGCGAGTTGCTGCAGCTGGTGCAGGTGCGGACGCTGGCCGCCGCCGGCGTGCCGCTGGCCGAGATCGGGCCCATGCTCGGTGCCGACGCCGCCCGGTTCGACGCCGCGCTCGCCGAAACCGAGCGGCAACTCACCGAGCGGATAGCCGAGTTGACCGCCCGCCGAGCCACCCTGCAGCGGCTCGCCGACGGCGATCGGGCCCTGCTCCCGGACCGCGCCTGCGCCGCACTGGGGCGTATGGCGGGCCTCGGCCTCGACCCCGACTACGTGGCCGCCCAACGCGAGGCCCTGGTCATGGCCTTGGCGCTGGTGCCCGAGGCCTTCGAGGGCCTCCTGACCCAGCTCGAACGCGGGCTGGGCGACCCCGAGTACGTCCGCCTGGTCAAGCTGGCCCGGGAGGCCGAGGGTTGGGCCCCGGACGACCCGAGGATCGAGGAGCTGGCGACCGCCATGGTCGACCGGTACCTCGCCGACCCCGCCCTGCTCGGCGACCAGGCGAGCCTGCGGGCCTGGGCCAGGGCCTCCACCCAGTACCGGCTGATCAACAGCCACCGCGACGACCAGGCGCCGGTAGCCGCCCGCCTGACGGCGCTCACTGAGGCCGGGCTCCGCGCCGCCGGTGTACCGATGCCGCAGCACTGA
- a CDS encoding serine hydrolase, which produces MTTDLSGVRQNRTELQEAIEELAASGFLGVQLRVNDERGEWVGSAGRRELKGDAAPLTDGHFRIGSSTKSFVATVVLLLVDEGRLGLDHQVADLLPEFGIDRRITVRMLLQHTSGIFNHTGELYEDGTVVLGVPWQGKEWVDNRFRTYLPEELVRLSLAEPVRFAPGAGWSYANTNYVLARLVIERVTGRPFAEELRRLVLEPLGLTGTVAPGASAELPEPHNHGYYRYEDGGRQRTIDVTRQNPSWVGAGGDLISTTRDLHIYFSALMGGRLLPARLLAEMRSPEATVGYGLGVFAQQTAAGPVFHHNGATMGSAALMYGSADGRTTLTAGLTWVDDAELSIAPAFASAQQRLVEAVFCGTLA; this is translated from the coding sequence TCGAACCGAACTGCAGGAGGCGATCGAGGAGTTGGCCGCGTCCGGCTTCCTCGGGGTCCAGCTCCGGGTGAACGACGAGCGTGGCGAATGGGTCGGTAGCGCCGGCCGGCGGGAGCTGAAGGGGGACGCCGCACCGCTGACGGACGGGCACTTCCGGATCGGCAGCAGCACCAAGAGCTTCGTCGCCACCGTGGTGCTCCTGCTGGTCGACGAGGGCAGGCTCGGGCTGGATCACCAGGTCGCCGACCTGCTGCCGGAGTTCGGTATCGACCGGCGGATCACGGTCCGGATGCTGCTGCAGCACACCAGCGGGATCTTCAACCACACCGGAGAGCTCTACGAGGACGGCACGGTCGTCCTCGGCGTCCCCTGGCAGGGCAAGGAGTGGGTGGACAACCGGTTCCGGACCTACCTGCCCGAGGAGTTGGTGCGACTGTCGCTCGCCGAGCCGGTCCGGTTCGCGCCGGGCGCGGGCTGGAGCTACGCGAACACCAACTACGTGCTGGCCCGGCTGGTGATCGAGCGGGTCACCGGACGCCCGTTCGCCGAGGAGCTGCGGCGGCTGGTGCTGGAGCCGTTGGGGCTCACCGGCACGGTGGCACCGGGCGCCTCTGCGGAGCTCCCCGAGCCGCACAACCACGGCTACTACCGCTACGAGGACGGCGGGCGGCAGCGGACCATCGACGTCACCCGGCAGAACCCGTCCTGGGTCGGCGCCGGTGGCGACCTGATCTCGACCACCCGTGACCTGCACATTTACTTCTCGGCCCTGATGGGCGGCAGGCTGCTGCCGGCCAGACTGCTGGCCGAGATGCGGAGCCCGGAGGCCACCGTCGGCTACGGCCTGGGGGTGTTCGCGCAGCAGACGGCGGCCGGCCCGGTGTTCCACCACAACGGCGCCACCATGGGCTCGGCGGCGCTGATGTACGGCAGCGCCGACGGCCGCACCACCCTGACGGCCGGGCTGACTTGGGTGGACGACGCCGAGCTGTCGATCGCACCGGCCTTCGCGAGCGCCCAGCAGCGTTTGGTCGAAGCCGTGTTCTGCGGCACGCTGGCCTGA